In a genomic window of Bacteroidales bacterium:
- a CDS encoding Hsp20/alpha crystallin family protein, protein MLPSLKTRNAWPNLVEEFFNGDLFPRFFDAENRQSLPAVNIIEGKDDYRIEVAAPGLRKEDFRINLDNNVLTVSSEREEKKESNEEKVMRKEFNYYSFSRSFTLPQTVDSEKIQASHKDGILHIMIPKRDEAKQKPSRDIKIS, encoded by the coding sequence ATGTTACCTTCATTAAAAACAAGAAATGCCTGGCCGAACCTGGTTGAAGAATTTTTCAACGGCGATTTATTCCCGAGGTTCTTTGATGCCGAAAACAGGCAAAGCCTGCCCGCAGTAAACATAATTGAGGGCAAGGATGATTACCGGATTGAAGTTGCAGCTCCCGGTCTGCGCAAGGAAGATTTCAGGATCAACCTCGACAACAATGTGCTGACTGTTTCATCAGAAAGGGAAGAAAAGAAAGAAAGCAATGAAGAAAAAGTAATGCGCAAAGAGTTCAATTATTACTCTTTCAGCCGTTCATTCACATTGCCCCAGACGGTGGATTCTGAAAAAATCCAGGCATCACACAAAGACGGCATCCTGCATATCATGATTCCCAAGAGGGATGAAGCAAAACAGAAACCGTCACGCGACATAAAGATATCCTGA